From Alphaproteobacteria bacterium:
GGCGACCTGGCCGAAACGGCTGAACCGAAAGCTGCGGTGGCCGAGATAGATGGCGAGCCACAGCACGAGACCGTTGAAGATGAAGCCGGCGGCGTAAACGTGACCGTACCGCGCCAGCGCGGCGATCGGAACGGTGCTCGTTCGAGACTCGTCGATGGTTGTCATCAGGCGCTCGATGGGTGCCGCCAAGTGGACCGTGACCAGCGAGATCGCACCGAGGGAAAAGACGTAGACCGGGCGCGTCCGCCACGGCGACGAGTCGGCCACATAACCGCGTGGATTTTCGGCATCTTTCGCGATGCTACGACTGTCGCAATTGTGGGTCAGGTTGCCGCCCCACGTGAAATAGACAGTGCCGACGCAGTCACCGATTTCGCGTTTCGGCGAAAACAGAAACGAGCCGACGATGATGATCGCGACCAAGCCGCAGGCCGACACGTAAAGCCATCTCGGTGCCGCATGACCCATCGATTTCCCCACCGCAGCCAATTATGATTCGCTTCGCGGCCGCCGCGCGCGGCCGGCCGGGGCCCGTCGTTCGATCCAGCTATCTCGACCGCACGGCGTCGCCGAAGGCGGCGAAGAGACGGCGCGAGAAATCGTTTTCCATGGCCTTGTATTCCGGATGCCATTGCACGGCGAGGGCGAAGCCCGCGACGCCGTCGACGCGCAGCGCCTCGGGTGTACCGTCGGGGGCCCAGCCCTCGATGACGATGCCGTCGCCGAGTTGGTCGAGGCCCTGGGCGTGGACCGAGTTGACCATGATCTCGGGGCCGCCGGCGATGTCCTCGAACCGGCTGCCGGGCGCGAACCGGACGGCGTGCTTGGGCCCGTACTGGATATCGCGATCATCGCCGTCGGGCCGGCGGTGATCCAAGCACCCTTCGATGGCATGGATTTCGGGGACCAAGGAGCCGCCCCGCGCGACGTTGATCTCCTGAAATCCACGGCACAGCCCAAGCGTCGGCAAGCCGGATTCGAGCGCGCG
This genomic window contains:
- a CDS encoding gamma-glutamyl-gamma-aminobutyrate hydrolase family protein codes for the protein MRRPVVGLTADCRDIGGQPMHVLGDKYARAIADIAGATPLIVPAMADTQDVRQLVGLLDGVVLTGSPSNVHPARYGSQPGPRFEPYDEARDAVVFALVDRALESGLPTLGLCRGFQEINVARGGSLVPEIHAIEGCLDHRRPDGDDRDIQYGPKHAVRFAPGSRFEDIAGGPEIMVNSVHAQGLDQLGDGIVIEGWAPDGTPEALRVDGVAGFALAVQWHPEYKAMENDFSRRLFAAFGDAVRSR